Part of the Notamacropus eugenii isolate mMacEug1 chromosome 5, mMacEug1.pri_v2, whole genome shotgun sequence genome is shown below.
ATCTCACCGcttaaaagttttcattttgctgAGTACATATGAAGTACATTTGCCTTTCATGGGAGAAACTTAATGAAGAACTTTCCATAAAGCAGTTTTTTTGCTCCCAGGAAATAGGAGAATGTCTGTGGACATGTTTGTATTGACATTAGAAGTTTATGTATTTGAAAGTGGGCATTCATGTATACAGGCAAAGTAAAAGGGGACTGGGCATGACACTGAGGCTCTCTTACTGTGTCCATATTACTCTTCCTTTTAATCACATATTTACCCTGCATCCGTCAAGCCTGGCCTGCTTGTCTGAcacattttgtttgtttcagatTACCTGAGTTGGAATGCTAGGTGTGAAACCAAGGATTCAGTTCTGACTGAGGGCATTTGCCCAGGAACATTGGCCCAAGAAAGATTGCCAATGGAAAGTAACTGGTGCCTTGGGATGGGAGAATCTGAGGAATGGGAAGTGAGGTTAGAGAGCCAGGAGGGTCCCCAGAAGAAACAGTCTCAACAAGTGACAGTGACTCTCAGCAGTACATTTGATATGGTGAGTGTACCTGAATGTAGTAGATTTGTGAGACATTTTAACATGGAACCAATATTTTTTCCACAATGGAGAGGTGACATGGAAGAAAGATTCCATACGTATAATACACTTGGAAAGAAAGCCTTTGGCAAGAGATTAGATCTTAATGGACAGCAGAAAAATCATAATGGAAAAAACTCTTTTGAATGTGATGTATGTTGGAAAACTTTCTGGGATAGGGAAGCGCTTGGTGAACATCAGAGAACTCACACTGGAGTGAAATTGTTTGAACTTAATGAATGTGAAAAGGGCTTCAGTGATGGGGGACCACTTACTGGACAGAAATCTTCTGGAGTGAAACCATTTGAATGTAGGGAATGTGGGAAATCATTATCTTCAAGGAAAACCCTTACTTACCATCAGAGGATCCACACTGGAGTAAAACCCTTTGAATGTGATATATGTGGGATAGGATTTATGCGAAAGGAATACCTTATGAGCCATCAGAGAATACACACTGGAGTGAAACCATTTCAATGTAAAGAATGTGGTAAAGCCTTCTTTCAGAAGGGAAATCTCAATAGtcaccagagaattcacactggagtgAAACCCTttgagtgtaatgaatgtggaaaagccttcttTCAGAAGGGAAACCTTAATCGGCACcagagaactcatactggagCGAAAATCTtggaatgcaatgaatgtgggaaagccctAACTACGAGGAGAACACTTATTAGCCATCAGAGAATCCACCCAGGACTGAAACCTTTTGATTGTAAAATATGTGGGAAAGCTTTCTTTCGGAGGGGCAACCTTTATAGACATCAGACAACTCATACTGGAGTGAAGCcttttaaatgtaatgaatgtgggaaagccttccgTCAGAAGGGACAACTTAATAGCCATCAAGGAACTCATACTGGAgtgaaaccttttgaatgtaacgAATGTGGCAAAGCCTTCTTTCGGAAGGCACATCTTAAtaggcatcagagaattcatactggagtgaaaccttttgaatgtaaagaatgtgggaaagccttcagtgaGAAGACATACCTAATTAACCATGAGAGAACTCATACTGGAATGAAACCTTTTGGAATGTGAAATGCAAGAAAGACTTCATTTGAAAGGAATACTTCATTCATCACTGGAGAATCCACAGTGGAGTGAAATCCTTTGGAAGTAATGAATGTGGGGACAAAACCTTCATTACAATGATAACCCTTATCAGCC
Proteins encoded:
- the LOC140508211 gene encoding uncharacterized protein isoform X2, giving the protein MLENYENLVSVGLPVSKPAVISLLERGEAPWMLKAGVTCPDYLSWNARCETKDSVLTEGICPGTLAQERLPMESNWCLGMGESEEWEVRLESQEGPQKKQSQQVTVTLSSTFDMVSVPECSRFVRHFNMEPIFFPQWRGDMEERFHTYNTLGKKAFGKRLDLNGQQKNHNGKNSFECDVCWKTFWDREALGEHQRTHTGVKLFELNECEKGFSDGGPLTGQKSSGVKPFECRECGKSLSSRKTLTYHQRIHTGVKPFECDICGIGFMRKEYLMSHQRIHTGVKPFQCKECGKAFFQKGNLNSHQRIHTGVKPFECNECGKAFFQKGNLNRHQRTHTGAKILECNECGKALTTRRTLISHQRIHPGLKPFDCKICGKAFFRRGNLYRHQTTHTGVKPFKCNECGKAFRQKGQLNSHQGTHTGVKPFECNECGKAFFRKAHLNRHQRIHTGVKPFECKECGKAFSEKTYLINHERTHTGMKPFGM
- the LOC140508211 gene encoding uncharacterized protein isoform X1, whose product is MRAPERGLSAGIGRPFAGHPVTFRDVSVDFSLEEWRGLSPAQRALYREVMLENYENLVSVGLPVSKPAVISLLERGEAPWMLKAGVTCPDYLSWNARCETKDSVLTEGICPGTLAQERLPMESNWCLGMGESEEWEVRLESQEGPQKKQSQQVTVTLSSTFDMVSVPECSRFVRHFNMEPIFFPQWRGDMEERFHTYNTLGKKAFGKRLDLNGQQKNHNGKNSFECDVCWKTFWDREALGEHQRTHTGVKLFELNECEKGFSDGGPLTGQKSSGVKPFECRECGKSLSSRKTLTYHQRIHTGVKPFECDICGIGFMRKEYLMSHQRIHTGVKPFQCKECGKAFFQKGNLNSHQRIHTGVKPFECNECGKAFFQKGNLNRHQRTHTGAKILECNECGKALTTRRTLISHQRIHPGLKPFDCKICGKAFFRRGNLYRHQTTHTGVKPFKCNECGKAFRQKGQLNSHQGTHTGVKPFECNECGKAFFRKAHLNRHQRIHTGVKPFECKECGKAFSEKTYLINHERTHTGMKPFGM